One window of Cryptosporangium phraense genomic DNA carries:
- a CDS encoding D-alanine--D-alanine ligase family protein: MTSKLRVAVVFGGRSTEHEISCVSGGAVLAGLDRDEFDVIPVGITREGRWVLAPDDPAALRASGRELPTVKDGADVVLPGDPTRGGLIVAEPSRGGEVLEGVDVVFPVLHGPYGEDGTIQGLLEMAGLPYVGSGVFASAAAMDKEYTKKLLAAEGLAVGDYVVLRDGGSLSDEQKNRLGLPVFVKPARGGSSIGITRVTDWSQLDAALDAARATDPKVLVEAAVVGREVECGVLEGEFGGPPEASLPAEIRLVSPDHDWYDFEAKYLDDACEFDIPAGLPSDVTAALRNAAGRAFTALGCAGLARVDFFVTPDGGLIVNEINTMPGFTPISMFPRMWAETGLPFDKLVGRLVRTAVARGSGLR, translated from the coding sequence GTGACGAGCAAGCTCCGCGTCGCCGTGGTCTTCGGCGGACGCAGTACCGAGCACGAAATCTCCTGCGTGAGCGGGGGAGCCGTGCTGGCCGGCCTCGACCGGGACGAGTTCGACGTGATCCCGGTCGGCATCACGCGAGAGGGCCGCTGGGTGCTGGCCCCCGACGACCCGGCCGCGCTGCGCGCCTCCGGCCGGGAGCTACCCACGGTCAAGGACGGCGCCGACGTGGTGCTGCCCGGCGACCCGACCCGGGGCGGCCTGATCGTCGCCGAGCCGTCGCGCGGTGGCGAGGTGCTCGAAGGCGTCGACGTCGTGTTCCCGGTGCTGCACGGGCCGTACGGGGAAGACGGCACGATCCAGGGCCTGCTCGAGATGGCCGGGCTGCCGTACGTCGGGTCGGGCGTCTTCGCGTCGGCCGCGGCGATGGACAAGGAGTACACGAAGAAGCTGCTCGCGGCCGAGGGTCTGGCGGTCGGCGACTACGTGGTGCTCCGCGACGGCGGCTCGCTCTCCGACGAGCAGAAGAACCGCCTCGGGCTGCCGGTGTTCGTGAAGCCCGCCCGCGGCGGGTCGAGCATCGGCATCACCCGGGTCACCGACTGGTCGCAGCTCGACGCGGCGCTCGACGCGGCGCGCGCCACCGACCCGAAGGTGCTGGTCGAGGCCGCGGTCGTCGGGCGCGAGGTCGAGTGCGGCGTGCTCGAGGGCGAGTTCGGCGGGCCGCCCGAGGCGTCGCTCCCGGCCGAGATCCGCCTGGTGAGCCCGGATCACGACTGGTACGACTTCGAGGCCAAGTACCTCGACGACGCCTGCGAGTTCGACATCCCGGCCGGCCTGCCGTCCGACGTGACGGCCGCGCTGCGGAACGCGGCCGGGCGGGCGTTCACGGCCCTCGGCTGTGCCGGGCTGGCTCGCGTCGACTTCTTCGTGACGCCCGACGGCGGGCTGATCGTCAACGAGATCAACACGATGCCGGGCTTCACGCCGATCTCGATGTTCCCCCGCATGTGGGCCGAGACCGGTCTCCCGTTCGACAAGCTGGTCGGCCGCCTGGTGCGGACCGCGGTCGCCCGCGGCTCCGGGCTGCGCTGA
- a CDS encoding DUF3515 family protein: MATATSERSRAAVTATLIALPLALLAGLGWFWLSGGFADDDEPAATGPVTVDLSSDTTVTEQTETVCRALLANLPTTLGEHASRPVNPKSAVERAAVWGDPAIVLRCGVGKPATTAGSAGQVLTINGVSWLVTEGNKVTWLRALNLSVAIDVRLPAPYNVGQPQSLVGPLSAPITDSVPAAK, translated from the coding sequence ATGGCCACCGCTACCTCCGAGCGAAGCCGGGCCGCGGTCACCGCGACGCTCATCGCGTTGCCGCTGGCGCTGCTCGCCGGTCTGGGCTGGTTCTGGCTGTCGGGCGGGTTCGCCGACGACGACGAGCCGGCCGCGACCGGCCCGGTCACCGTCGATCTGAGTTCCGACACGACGGTGACCGAGCAGACCGAGACCGTCTGCCGGGCGCTGCTCGCGAACCTGCCTACGACGCTGGGCGAGCACGCCAGCCGCCCGGTGAACCCGAAGTCGGCGGTCGAGCGGGCCGCGGTCTGGGGCGACCCGGCGATCGTGCTGCGCTGCGGCGTCGGCAAGCCGGCGACGACGGCCGGCAGCGCCGGCCAGGTGCTCACCATCAACGGCGTGTCCTGGCTGGTCACCGAGGGGAACAAGGTGACCTGGCTGCGCGCGCTGAACCTCAGCGTGGCGATCGACGTCCGGCTGCCCGCCCCGTACAACGTCGGGCAGCCCCAGTCGCTGGTGGGCCCCCTGAGCGCGCCGATCACCGACTCCGTCCCCGCCGCCAAGTAG
- a CDS encoding Lrp/AsnC family transcriptional regulator codes for MVQAYILIQTEVGKARDVAATVSDLPGVVQVDAVTGPYDVIVLTQADTVDELGSLVVSKVQSVAGITRTLTCSVVHL; via the coding sequence GTGGTCCAGGCATACATCCTCATCCAGACCGAGGTCGGCAAGGCCCGGGATGTTGCCGCAACGGTCAGCGACCTTCCCGGCGTCGTCCAGGTGGACGCGGTCACCGGGCCGTACGACGTCATCGTGCTGACGCAGGCCGACACGGTCGACGAGCTGGGTTCGCTGGTCGTCAGCAAGGTGCAGAGCGTCGCCGGCATCACGCGCACGCTGACCTGCTCGGTCGTGCATCTCTGA
- a CDS encoding thiamine-phosphate kinase — protein MTVSDIGEAGLLERVFPRLPESRVTLLGPGDDAALVAVRGGRVVATTDVLVEGRHFRQDWSSPRDVGRKAAAQNLADVAAMGGIGTALLIGLALPGDTETAWVDAFYDGLREECELVGAGVVGGDLVRTDHGITIAVTALGSMRGREPVTRSGAKPGDVVAIAGRVGWSAAGLAVLSRGFRTPRALVDAHRFPVVPYAAGPAAADLGATAMCDVSDGLVADLRAIAVASGVSIEITTDVLEVTPQMRDAATALGVDPVRWLLDGGEDHALIASFPAGTELPAPWLTLGRVVRGRGVYVDGQPSSDQGFDHFR, from the coding sequence GTGACCGTGTCGGACATCGGGGAGGCCGGACTCCTGGAGCGGGTGTTCCCCCGGCTGCCGGAGAGCCGGGTGACGCTGCTGGGGCCGGGCGACGACGCGGCGCTGGTGGCGGTCCGCGGCGGCCGGGTCGTGGCGACCACCGACGTCTTGGTCGAAGGCCGGCACTTTCGGCAGGACTGGTCGTCGCCGCGGGACGTCGGACGCAAGGCCGCGGCCCAGAACCTGGCCGACGTCGCCGCGATGGGCGGCATCGGGACCGCGCTGCTGATCGGTCTGGCGCTGCCCGGCGACACCGAGACGGCCTGGGTCGACGCGTTCTACGACGGCCTGCGCGAGGAGTGCGAGCTGGTCGGCGCCGGTGTCGTCGGCGGCGATCTGGTGCGGACCGACCACGGCATCACGATCGCGGTGACCGCGCTCGGCTCGATGCGCGGCCGCGAGCCGGTCACCCGGTCGGGCGCGAAGCCGGGGGACGTCGTCGCGATCGCCGGGCGGGTGGGCTGGTCGGCGGCCGGGCTGGCGGTGCTCTCCCGGGGCTTTCGCACCCCGCGGGCGCTCGTCGACGCGCACCGGTTCCCGGTCGTGCCCTACGCGGCCGGTCCGGCGGCGGCCGATCTCGGCGCGACCGCGATGTGTGACGTCAGCGACGGGCTCGTCGCCGACCTGCGGGCGATCGCGGTCGCCAGCGGCGTCTCGATCGAGATCACGACCGACGTGCTCGAGGTGACGCCACAGATGCGTGACGCGGCGACCGCGCTCGGTGTCGACCCGGTGCGCTGGCTGCTGGATGGGGGCGAGGATCACGCGTTGATCGCGTCGTTTCCCGCCGGAACCGAATTGCCCGCCCCATGGCTGACGCTCGGCCGGGTGGTGCGCGGTCGGGGCGTTTATGTCGACGGCCAGCCCAGCTCTGACCAGGGCTTCGATCACTTCCGCTGA
- a CDS encoding serine/threonine-protein kinase, whose amino-acid sequence MTAIETSSAPALVLDGRYEIDERLGGGGASDVFRARDLRLGRQVAVKQFRHRAGAHSDRRCGDEARLLATLSHPGLVALYDAGWHDDREYLVLQLVEGRTLSRRIAAGALEPRDVVRIGAVLADVLHHVHARGIVHRDVKPSNVLCGDDGGVFLADFGISHPTGAEESDGSGVVVGTAPYLAPEQIQGGPVGPPCDVYALGLVLLECLTGKREYPGGQLEAAMARLHREPVVPDHTPAPLGRLIRAMTALDPSARPTALQCRKQLAVHDMHVVAAAPATSATVPAAPAAVEEQRRDSADLPTAEVVLAVENAPADVADVAADADVPVDTDVAAETPSEPVAEEQARPRRSTGAHRRRRGASIGSALWSPRRAGAPEARAS is encoded by the coding sequence GTGACGGCGATCGAGACCTCCTCCGCGCCAGCTCTCGTCCTCGATGGTCGCTACGAAATCGATGAACGCCTCGGTGGTGGCGGCGCCTCGGACGTGTTCCGGGCCCGTGATCTCAGACTGGGGCGCCAGGTCGCGGTGAAGCAGTTCCGGCACCGCGCCGGCGCACACTCCGACCGCCGCTGCGGCGACGAGGCCCGGCTGCTGGCCACGCTGAGCCACCCCGGGCTGGTCGCCCTCTACGACGCCGGCTGGCACGACGACCGCGAATACCTGGTGTTGCAGCTGGTCGAGGGCCGGACGCTCAGCCGGCGGATCGCGGCCGGGGCACTGGAGCCGCGGGACGTCGTCCGGATCGGGGCCGTTCTGGCCGACGTGCTGCACCACGTGCACGCGCGCGGGATCGTGCACCGGGACGTGAAACCGTCGAACGTCCTATGCGGGGACGACGGCGGGGTGTTCCTGGCCGACTTCGGGATCTCCCATCCCACCGGCGCGGAGGAGAGCGACGGGTCGGGCGTGGTCGTAGGTACCGCGCCGTACCTGGCGCCGGAGCAGATCCAGGGCGGCCCGGTCGGGCCGCCCTGCGACGTCTATGCGCTCGGGTTGGTGCTGCTGGAGTGCCTGACCGGCAAGCGGGAGTACCCCGGCGGCCAGCTCGAGGCCGCGATGGCCCGGCTGCACCGCGAGCCGGTGGTCCCCGACCACACGCCGGCGCCGCTGGGCCGGCTGATCCGGGCGATGACCGCGCTCGACCCGTCGGCCCGTCCGACCGCGCTGCAGTGCCGCAAGCAGCTCGCCGTCCACGACATGCACGTTGTGGCGGCCGCTCCGGCGACGTCGGCCACCGTTCCGGCGGCTCCGGCCGCGGTCGAGGAGCAGCGGCGCGACAGCGCCGACCTGCCCACCGCCGAGGTGGTCCTCGCCGTCGAGAACGCTCCGGCGGACGTAGCGGACGTAGCGGCAGACGCGGACGTTCCGGTTGACACGGACGTAGCGGCGGAAACGCCGTCGGAGCCGGTCGCGGAGGAGCAGGCGCGGCCGCGGCGCAGTACCGGTGCGCACCGGCGGCGGCGCGGGGCCAGCATCGGGTCCGCGCTCTGGTCGCCGCGACGGGCCGGGGCCCCGGAGGCCCGGGCGAGCTAG
- a CDS encoding GNAT family N-acetyltransferase — MTFAATSVSLRPASYDSPEASLLIAAVQDEYLTRYGGHDETPVDPLEFAPPRGRFVIARVHDTPVGCGGWRDHAPPGDGSRTAEIRTAEIKRMFVSAEARRRGIARMILADLERTAAEAGYERVILETGDQQPESVALYRAAGYAATAPFGHYAADAGSMYFAKML; from the coding sequence GTGACCTTCGCCGCCACTTCCGTCAGCCTCCGACCCGCGAGCTACGACTCGCCCGAGGCGTCGTTATTGATCGCGGCCGTGCAGGACGAGTACCTGACCCGGTACGGCGGCCACGACGAGACGCCGGTCGACCCGCTGGAGTTCGCGCCACCGCGTGGCCGGTTCGTGATCGCCCGGGTTCACGACACGCCGGTCGGCTGCGGCGGCTGGCGCGACCACGCCCCGCCCGGCGATGGCTCCCGTACGGCGGAGATCCGTACGGCGGAGATCAAGCGGATGTTCGTGAGCGCGGAGGCCCGTCGCCGGGGCATCGCCCGGATGATCCTCGCGGACCTGGAACGCACGGCGGCCGAGGCCGGCTACGAGCGGGTGATCCTGGAGACCGGTGACCAGCAGCCCGAGTCGGTGGCGCTGTACCGGGCGGCCGGGTACGCGGCCACGGCGCCGTTCGGTCACTACGCGGCGGACGCGGGGTCGATGTACTTCGCGAAAATGCTGTGA
- the rpmB gene encoding 50S ribosomal protein L28 has product MASVCDVCGKGPGFGMSVSHSHRRTHRRWNPNIQTVRVPAGGGTTVRKQVCTSCIKAGKVVRG; this is encoded by the coding sequence GTGGCGAGCGTGTGCGACGTCTGTGGCAAGGGGCCGGGCTTCGGCATGTCGGTCTCCCACTCCCACCGGCGCACCCACCGCCGGTGGAACCCGAACATCCAGACCGTCCGGGTCCCGGCCGGTGGCGGCACGACCGTGCGCAAGCAGGTCTGCACCTCGTGCATCAAGGCCGGCAAGGTCGTTCGCGGCTGA
- a CDS encoding DAK2 domain-containing protein, producing MLDSLDAGAVRRWCAGTLSALRRSQREIDALNVFPVADSDTGTNLVLTLQAAVDALPDTGGPREVWAAMARGALLGARGNSGMILSQLLAGAAAALPSDRPVGGRALATALTAAVDAGYSAVAQPVEGTVLSVAGAAARAATEVDTDALPTVSAAALEAARRALESTPAQLAAMGLPGVVDAGGRGLVVMLDVLDTVVRGAVVDLAAPEPEPVPAAGVQEGWEIQYLLASREPDVPGLAKRLSEIGDSVVVAYVEPSLWSVHVHADDIGAALEAGLELGRPHQVAVTPLIARVRTASASGRAIVAVVPGAGLAAVFAAAGAVPVEGAPRSDELLSAIERMGADEVVLLPNSDAHVPVAEEAAAAAGATVSVLHTRSVVQGIAALAVADRARSFRDDVVAMAEAAAATRWAEVVIADEAGLTMAGPCRVGDVLGLVDGDVAAIGVAVPDVVTNVLDRLLNAGGELVTVVLGAAAGPSLEAFVQAHLHTHWPFCEVHVIDGGQPRAVVVIGVE from the coding sequence GTGCTCGACAGCCTCGACGCCGGAGCGGTCCGGCGCTGGTGCGCGGGAACGCTGTCGGCGTTGCGCCGCAGCCAGCGGGAGATCGACGCGTTGAACGTCTTCCCGGTCGCCGACTCGGACACCGGGACGAACCTGGTCCTGACCCTGCAGGCCGCGGTGGACGCACTGCCGGACACGGGCGGTCCGCGGGAGGTCTGGGCGGCGATGGCCCGCGGAGCGCTGCTGGGGGCCCGGGGCAACTCCGGGATGATCCTGTCGCAGCTGCTGGCCGGGGCCGCAGCCGCGCTGCCGTCCGACCGGCCGGTGGGCGGGCGGGCGCTGGCCACCGCGCTGACCGCGGCCGTCGACGCCGGGTACTCGGCGGTCGCGCAGCCGGTGGAGGGCACCGTGCTCTCGGTCGCCGGTGCGGCGGCCCGGGCCGCGACCGAGGTCGACACCGACGCGTTGCCGACGGTCAGCGCGGCCGCGCTGGAGGCCGCCCGGCGGGCGCTGGAGAGCACTCCGGCCCAGCTCGCCGCGATGGGCCTGCCCGGGGTCGTGGACGCCGGTGGCCGGGGCCTGGTCGTGATGCTGGACGTGCTGGACACGGTCGTGCGGGGCGCGGTCGTCGACCTGGCCGCACCGGAGCCGGAGCCGGTCCCGGCGGCCGGCGTGCAGGAGGGGTGGGAGATCCAGTACCTGCTCGCCTCGCGGGAACCCGACGTTCCCGGCCTCGCCAAGCGGCTGAGCGAGATCGGCGACTCGGTGGTCGTCGCATACGTGGAACCCTCGCTCTGGTCGGTGCACGTCCACGCCGACGACATCGGGGCCGCGCTGGAGGCCGGGCTCGAGCTCGGGCGGCCGCACCAGGTCGCGGTGACGCCGCTGATCGCCCGGGTGCGTACCGCGTCGGCGTCGGGCCGGGCGATCGTGGCGGTGGTGCCCGGCGCCGGCCTGGCCGCGGTGTTCGCGGCTGCGGGCGCCGTCCCGGTGGAGGGCGCGCCGCGGAGCGACGAGCTGCTCTCGGCGATCGAGCGGATGGGCGCGGACGAGGTCGTCCTGCTGCCGAACTCCGACGCGCACGTCCCGGTGGCCGAGGAAGCGGCGGCCGCGGCCGGTGCGACGGTCTCGGTGCTGCACACCCGGTCGGTCGTGCAGGGCATCGCCGCGCTCGCGGTGGCCGACCGGGCCCGGTCGTTCCGGGACGACGTGGTCGCGATGGCCGAGGCGGCGGCCGCGACGCGCTGGGCCGAGGTCGTGATCGCGGACGAGGCCGGGCTGACGATGGCCGGGCCGTGCCGGGTCGGCGACGTGCTCGGGCTGGTCGACGGCGACGTCGCGGCGATCGGCGTCGCGGTGCCCGACGTGGTGACGAACGTCCTCGACCGGCTGCTCAACGCGGGCGGCGAGCTGGTGACCGTGGTTCTCGGGGCGGCCGCCGGCCCGTCGCTCGAGGCTTTCGTCCAGGCGCACCTGCACACGCACTGGCCGTTCTGCGAGGTGCACGTGATCGACGGCGGCCAGCCACGGGCGGTCGTCGTCATCGGGGTGGAGTGA
- the recG gene encoding ATP-dependent DNA helicase RecG has protein sequence MTSVQRPTLTSPLRDAVGAKTADALAKGLGLETVGDLLHHYPRRYAERGEVSDLGALEIGEHVTVAAKIEKITVRPMRQKPRSKMLEVTVTDGRRSLQLTFFNQAWREKQLTIGRWGLFSGKVGQFRDKLQLNQPDYQLLAEAGELTDGEGSNALAEFANALIPVYPAAAKVPTWVVARAVRATLEIVADIDDPMPEGIRRRRHLIGLSDALRAIHEPASRGELQQAKHRLKWDEAFGLQATLAMRRLAAAARPATARPPRLGGLLDAFDAQLPFALTEGQEKIGDEIADEIAGEHPMHRLLQGEVGSGKTVVAVRAMLQVVDAGGQAALLAPTEVLAAQHARSIRALLGPMARAGELDAAETATRVTLLTGSLGAAARRAALAEAADGRAGIVVGTHALLSEGVEFADLGLVVVDEQHRFGVEQRDALRAKGGETPPHVLVMTATPIPRTVAMTVFGDLETSALTQLPSGRSPIATSVVPVAEKPAWLARAWQRVTEEVAAGHQAYVVCPRIGEAVAEDDDEDLEEEPPPEDDESAKRPPLAVLDVAPKLAEGPLADLKIGILHGKLPADEKDAVMAEFTARRLDVLVATTVIEVGVDVPNSTAMVILDADRFGVSQLHQLRGRVGRGSAAGLCLLVTEAPAGTKARERLDAVASTTDGFELAQLDLEQRREGDVLGVAQSGRRSRLKLLSLLHDLEVITDARVEATTLIAEDPELRAYPGLAAAVDALVDPESADYLEKT, from the coding sequence GTGACATCGGTGCAGCGCCCCACGCTCACGTCGCCGTTGCGCGACGCGGTCGGAGCCAAGACCGCGGACGCACTGGCGAAAGGGCTCGGCTTGGAAACGGTCGGTGACCTGCTGCACCACTATCCCCGGCGGTACGCCGAGCGCGGTGAGGTGTCCGATCTCGGCGCGCTCGAGATCGGCGAGCACGTCACGGTCGCGGCCAAGATCGAGAAGATCACGGTGCGCCCGATGCGTCAGAAGCCGCGCAGCAAGATGCTCGAGGTCACGGTCACCGACGGCCGTCGCAGCCTGCAGCTCACGTTCTTCAACCAGGCCTGGCGCGAGAAGCAGCTGACGATCGGCCGCTGGGGGCTGTTCTCCGGCAAGGTCGGCCAGTTCCGCGACAAACTGCAGCTCAACCAGCCCGACTACCAGCTGCTGGCCGAGGCCGGCGAGCTCACCGATGGCGAAGGCAGCAACGCGCTGGCCGAGTTCGCGAACGCGCTGATCCCGGTCTACCCGGCCGCGGCCAAGGTGCCGACCTGGGTGGTCGCCCGGGCGGTCCGGGCCACGCTGGAGATCGTCGCCGACATCGACGACCCGATGCCGGAGGGCATCCGCCGCCGTCGCCACCTGATCGGGCTGTCCGACGCGCTGCGCGCGATCCACGAGCCCGCCTCGCGCGGCGAGCTCCAGCAGGCCAAGCACCGGCTGAAGTGGGACGAGGCGTTCGGCCTGCAGGCGACGCTGGCGATGCGCCGGCTGGCCGCGGCCGCGCGTCCGGCGACGGCCCGGCCGCCGCGGCTCGGGGGCCTGCTCGACGCGTTCGACGCCCAGCTGCCGTTCGCGCTGACGGAAGGCCAGGAAAAGATCGGCGACGAGATCGCCGATGAAATTGCCGGTGAGCACCCGATGCACCGGCTGCTCCAGGGCGAGGTCGGCTCGGGCAAGACCGTGGTCGCGGTGCGGGCGATGCTGCAGGTCGTCGACGCGGGCGGCCAGGCCGCACTGCTGGCGCCCACCGAGGTGCTGGCCGCGCAGCACGCCCGCTCGATCCGGGCGCTGCTCGGGCCGATGGCGAGGGCCGGCGAGCTGGACGCGGCCGAGACCGCCACCCGGGTCACGCTGCTCACCGGTTCGCTCGGGGCGGCCGCTCGCCGGGCCGCGCTGGCCGAGGCCGCCGACGGCCGCGCGGGCATCGTCGTCGGCACCCACGCGCTGCTCTCCGAGGGCGTCGAGTTCGCCGATCTGGGCCTGGTCGTCGTCGACGAGCAGCACCGGTTCGGCGTCGAGCAGCGGGACGCGCTGCGGGCCAAGGGCGGCGAGACCCCGCCGCACGTCCTGGTGATGACCGCGACGCCGATCCCGCGCACGGTCGCGATGACGGTGTTCGGCGATCTGGAGACGTCGGCGCTCACCCAGCTGCCGAGCGGCCGGTCGCCGATCGCCACGTCGGTCGTGCCGGTGGCCGAGAAGCCGGCCTGGCTGGCCCGGGCCTGGCAGCGGGTCACCGAGGAGGTCGCGGCCGGGCACCAGGCCTACGTCGTCTGCCCGCGGATCGGCGAAGCGGTAGCGGAAGACGATGACGAGGATCTCGAGGAAGAGCCTCCGCCCGAGGACGACGAGTCGGCCAAGCGTCCGCCGCTGGCCGTGCTCGACGTGGCCCCGAAGCTGGCCGAGGGGCCGCTGGCCGACCTGAAGATCGGCATCCTGCACGGCAAGCTCCCGGCCGACGAGAAGGACGCGGTCATGGCCGAGTTCACCGCCCGCCGCCTCGACGTGCTGGTCGCGACCACCGTGATCGAGGTCGGCGTCGACGTCCCGAACTCCACCGCGATGGTGATCCTCGACGCCGACCGGTTCGGCGTCAGCCAGCTCCACCAGCTCCGGGGCCGGGTGGGCCGGGGGAGCGCGGCCGGTCTCTGCCTGCTCGTCACCGAGGCCCCGGCCGGCACCAAGGCCCGCGAACGCCTGGACGCGGTGGCCAGCACCACCGACGGGTTCGAGCTGGCCCAGCTCGACCTGGAGCAGCGCCGGGAGGGTGACGTGCTCGGCGTCGCCCAGTCCGGCCGCCGCTCCCGGCTCAAGCTGCTGTCGCTGCTGCACGACCTCGAGGTCATCACCGACGCCCGGGTCGAGGCGACGACGCTGATCGCCGAAGATCCGGAGCTGCGCGCCTACCCGGGCCTGGCCGCCGCGGTCGACGCGCTGGTCGATCCGGAGTCGGCCGACTACCTGGAAAAGACGTGA
- the rsmD gene encoding 16S rRNA (guanine(966)-N(2))-methyltransferase RsmD — MTRIVAGVAGGRRIDVPPGKGTRPTSDRAREALFSAVAAALELEGANVLDLYAGSGAVGFEALSRGAAHALLVDSDPKAVRTLRANAAALGLPGAEVRSGPVERLAGSPASRAYDLVFADPPYALAAAALASVLTDLDSSGWLGSDALVVVERSTRDEPWVWPKPLVGVRERRYGEGTLWYGRRS, encoded by the coding sequence GTGACCCGGATCGTCGCGGGGGTGGCCGGGGGGCGGCGGATCGACGTCCCGCCGGGCAAGGGCACCCGGCCGACGTCGGACCGGGCCCGGGAGGCGCTGTTCAGCGCGGTCGCCGCGGCCCTGGAGCTGGAGGGGGCGAACGTCCTCGACCTGTACGCCGGGTCGGGGGCGGTGGGGTTCGAGGCGCTGTCCCGGGGCGCGGCCCACGCGCTGCTGGTGGACTCCGACCCGAAGGCGGTGCGAACGCTGCGGGCCAACGCAGCGGCCCTGGGCCTGCCGGGCGCGGAGGTACGCAGCGGGCCGGTCGAGCGGCTGGCCGGGTCGCCCGCTTCGCGGGCTTACGACCTGGTGTTCGCCGATCCGCCCTACGCGCTGGCCGCCGCCGCCCTCGCGAGCGTCCTGACCGACCTCGATTCCTCTGGTTGGCTCGGTTCAGACGCCCTGGTGGTCGTCGAACGCAGCACCCGCGACGAGCCCTGGGTGTGGCCGAAACCACTGGTGGGAGTACGTGAGCGCCGGTACGGCGAGGGAACGCTTTGGTACGGTCGCCGTTCGTGA
- the coaD gene encoding pantetheine-phosphate adenylyltransferase codes for MRRAVCPGSFDPVTNGHLDIIGRASRLYDEVVAAVLINPRKAGLFTVDERIDLLSEVTASYGNVRVDTFSGLLVDYCKDNDIPVVVKGLRAVSDFDYELQQAQMNHGLAGVETLFMATNPLFSFLSSSLIKEVAKYGGDVSAHVPEAVRRRLVERLNNS; via the coding sequence GTGAGACGAGCGGTGTGTCCTGGTTCTTTCGACCCTGTGACGAACGGTCATCTCGACATCATCGGTCGAGCGAGCCGCCTCTACGACGAGGTGGTGGCCGCCGTCCTGATCAATCCGCGCAAGGCCGGTCTGTTCACGGTCGACGAGCGGATCGACCTGTTGTCGGAGGTGACCGCGTCCTACGGCAACGTGCGCGTCGACACGTTCAGCGGGCTGCTGGTCGACTACTGCAAAGACAACGACATCCCGGTCGTCGTCAAGGGCCTGCGTGCGGTCAGCGACTTCGACTACGAGCTGCAGCAGGCCCAGATGAACCACGGTCTGGCCGGGGTCGAGACGCTGTTCATGGCCACCAACCCGCTGTTCTCGTTCCTGTCGTCGAGCCTGATCAAAGAGGTCGCCAAGTACGGCGGTGACGTGTCCGCGCACGTACCCGAGGCGGTCCGGCGGCGGTTGGTCGAGCGTCTGAACAACTCTTAG
- a CDS encoding YceD family protein encodes MPESRKTQERLDPRKPLVFDTREVGRRPGSAKRLRRPVPVPEDLALDLVRVPAGTTLDLEVMLESVLEGVLVSTTAEVPIEGECGRCLEPFQDFVDVEIQELYAYPDSETDDTTDEDEVSRLQGDFLDLEPALRDAVVLALPTNPLCRDDCPGLCPDCGVHWDDLPPEHSHDVADPRWAALQALNDPNRESRS; translated from the coding sequence ATGCCCGAGAGCAGGAAGACGCAGGAGCGCCTCGACCCACGGAAACCCCTCGTGTTCGATACTCGCGAGGTAGGTCGCCGTCCTGGGTCGGCCAAGCGCCTACGCCGCCCCGTCCCCGTGCCGGAAGACCTCGCGCTGGACCTGGTCCGGGTCCCGGCAGGGACGACGCTCGACCTCGAAGTCATGCTCGAGTCGGTGCTGGAAGGCGTACTCGTCTCCACCACCGCCGAGGTGCCGATCGAGGGCGAGTGCGGTCGCTGCCTCGAACCGTTCCAGGACTTCGTCGACGTGGAGATCCAGGAGCTGTACGCCTACCCGGACAGCGAAACGGACGACACGACCGACGAAGACGAGGTCAGCCGGCTCCAGGGAGACTTCCTCGACCTGGAACCGGCACTGCGGGACGCGGTGGTGCTCGCACTGCCGACCAACCCGCTGTGCCGCGACGACTGTCCCGGTCTGTGCCCCGACTGCGGGGTGCACTGGGACGATCTGCCGCCCGAGCACTCGCACGACGTGGCCGACCCGCGCTGGGCCGCGCTGCAAGCACTGAACGACCCGAACCGAGAAAGCAGGAGCTAG
- the rpmF gene encoding 50S ribosomal protein L32 has product MAVPKRKMSRSNTRSRRAQWKTTVVNTQPCDRCRSPKLPHAACSNCGYYNGRQVVAV; this is encoded by the coding sequence GTGGCCGTACCGAAGCGGAAGATGTCGCGCAGCAACACCCGCTCGCGCCGGGCCCAGTGGAAGACCACCGTGGTGAACACGCAGCCGTGTGACCGTTGCCGGTCGCCGAAGCTGCCGCACGCGGCGTGCTCGAACTGCGGCTACTACAACGGCCGTCAGGTCGTCGCGGTCTGA